One Nitrospinota bacterium genomic region harbors:
- a CDS encoding DUF4340 domain-containing protein gives MRYFKNTFIWIIILVGIAGYSFIDKERLRMEEVAKDEATRLLPFEPIEVLAAEIRKEGEVSLELERWEDGWKIVKPIEAKADNEAVEKFLDNVLESRNDADYVMDTDPSPERLAEFGLSNPKLFLTLKVGKELTPHTVVFGDRAPSMGVAFAQLEGEKPVYRVLANTRAEADKDEHYFRDKSVLRINPIMVDQLAINTPKMNLRVKLPDEGKWVLEKPLKARADQNSIFEIMSAFANTDVKEFIEETKENKGKYGLDNPSTELMFWISGDSNPTVRIQVGKRSPEKRGYFVSMSDRENIFLLEEEVINAIPRNPNELRSKELFFIEQENIKRIEIKNAKKTIVLLKDVDKEWKRDKQGGEIVDFKMVKEFLDDLAEVKIEDFLQVDSKGLAEYGLNSPSIQLFLWEEGRTVPFSLSVGKKTPTGNQVYASSGLSSEVLVLNDYIQQVLKTYFF, from the coding sequence ATGAGATATTTCAAGAATACGTTTATCTGGATAATTATCCTTGTCGGTATTGCGGGTTATAGCTTCATCGATAAGGAGCGGTTAAGGATGGAGGAAGTGGCAAAAGACGAGGCTACCAGGCTCTTGCCATTCGAACCGATTGAGGTTTTGGCCGCTGAAATTCGTAAGGAGGGAGAAGTTTCGTTAGAATTGGAGAGATGGGAAGACGGCTGGAAGATAGTAAAGCCTATAGAAGCCAAGGCTGATAACGAAGCTGTAGAAAAGTTCCTCGACAACGTGCTCGAATCGAGGAACGACGCTGATTATGTGATGGACACGGATCCTTCTCCTGAAAGGCTGGCGGAATTCGGCTTGTCAAATCCGAAACTTTTTCTCACACTCAAGGTTGGCAAGGAATTAACTCCTCATACTGTGGTTTTTGGCGACAGGGCTCCATCGATGGGTGTCGCTTTTGCCCAGCTGGAAGGGGAAAAACCTGTTTACAGGGTGCTTGCAAACACCAGGGCCGAAGCCGACAAGGACGAGCACTACTTCCGGGACAAGTCGGTGTTGCGCATAAATCCGATAATGGTTGACCAGTTGGCAATCAATACGCCGAAAATGAATTTAAGAGTGAAACTTCCAGACGAAGGGAAATGGGTACTTGAGAAACCTTTAAAGGCTCGCGCCGACCAAAACAGCATTTTTGAGATCATGTCGGCATTTGCCAATACCGATGTGAAGGAATTTATCGAGGAAACAAAGGAAAACAAGGGGAAATACGGTCTGGATAATCCTTCGACAGAATTGATGTTCTGGATAAGCGGTGATTCCAATCCGACTGTCAGGATACAGGTAGGCAAAAGAAGTCCGGAGAAACGCGGATATTTTGTTTCCATGTCCGACAGGGAAAACATTTTCCTTCTTGAAGAAGAAGTCATTAACGCGATTCCCAGGAATCCAAATGAATTGAGAAGCAAAGAGCTGTTTTTCATCGAACAGGAAAACATAAAACGCATTGAGATCAAAAACGCAAAGAAGACTATCGTCCTCTTGAAGGATGTGGATAAAGAGTGGAAGAGAGATAAGCAGGGTGGCGAGATAGTAGATTTTAAAATGGTTAAGGAATTCCTGGATGACCTTGCTGAAGTAAAGATAGAGGATTTTCTGCAGGTAGATTCTAAAGGTCTGGCTGAATACGGATTGAACTCTCCCAGCATTCAGTTATTTCTCTGGGAAGAGGGTCGCACGGTTCCTTTCAGCCTCAGCGTTGGGAAAAAGACGCCGACAGGAAACCAGGTTTATGCTTCATCCGGCTTGAGCAGCGAGGTATTGGTATTAAATGATTACATTCAACAAGTTCTTAAAACTTACTTTTTTTAA